One window of Plasmodium berghei ANKA genome assembly, chromosome: 5 genomic DNA carries:
- a CDS encoding tRNA N6-adenosine threonylcarbamoyltransferase, putative, whose protein sequence is MESISKKKMYILGMEGSANKLGISIIDEEMNILVNMRRTYVSEIGCGFIPREINAHHKYYIIDMIKDCLNKLKIKITDIGLICYTKGPGIGSALYVAYNISKLFSLLFNISVIGVNHCIAHIEMGIFITKLYHPIILYVSGSNTQIIYYNNYKKKYEIIGETLDIAIGNVIDRSARILKISNSPSPGYNVELWARKKKLLRLLQKIEEKEQLEIYTEKEKQTFIKHDNEHCNENYQNHIYNNNDDVLVSNTKDDSSLKFNKKENYLQSSYYNELLQFPYTIKGMDISFSGYDFYINKYFSKYINKNSKKGNPQYKHNKKKGTNKINKDEDNKKKQKINENISPKNYNDQNSNIINDDNLTLEEDLYQDSKNDFNKLIQNNEKNNNKQTKINTNHILPNYSFLHGMKGSSYYEDNIIYKNENKQNYGQNNEYYDDNCSIETSSDFYEKDLQELIYEEAEAIKLTEEEKRKIQICYSLQHHIFSMLIEITERAISFTNSKEVIIVGGVGCNIFLQNMMKKMAKQKNIKIGFMDHSYCVDNGAMIAYTGYLEYLNSKNKNDFNFENISIHQRYRTDDVFVTWR, encoded by the coding sequence ATGGAGAGCatctcaaaaaaaaaaatgtatattttagGAATGGAAGGAAGCGCTAATAAGTTAGGAATAAGCATAATAGATGAAGAAATGAATATACTTGTAAATATGAGAAGAACATATGTATCAGAAATAGGGTGTGGTTTTATTCCCAGAGAAATAAATGCTcatcataaatattatataattgatatgataaaagattgcttaaataaattaaaaataaaaataacagaTATAGGATTAATATGTTATACTAAAGGACCAGGTATAGGTTCAGCATTATATGtagcatataatatatcaaaattattttctttgctttttaatatatcgGTTATAGGGGTGAATCATTGTATAGCTCATATAGAAATGggaatatttattacaaaattataccatccaattattttatatgttagTGGGAGCAACacacaaattatatattataataattataaaaaaaaatatgaaataatagGGGAAACTTTAGATATTGCTATTGGAAATGTTATTGATAGATCTGCTcgaattttaaaaatttctAATTCGCCATCTCCTGGGTATAATGTAGAATTATGGgctcgaaaaaaaaaactattaaGATTATTACAAAAGATTGAGGAAAAAGAACAATTGGAAATCTATacagaaaaagaaaaacaaacTTTTATTAAGCATGACAATGAACACTGCAATgaaaattatcaaaatcatatttacaataataatgatgatgTTTTAGTTTCTAACACAAAAGATGATTcatcattaaaatttaataaaaaagaaaattatttacaatCGTCATATTATAATGAACTATTACAATTTCCATATACTATTAAAGGTATGGATATATCTTTTAGTGGTtatgatttttatattaataaatatttttcaaaatatataaataaaaatagcaaAAAGGGTAATCCACAATATAAGCATAACAAGAAAAAAGGAACcaacaaaattaataaagatgaagataataaaaaaaaacaaaaaataaatgaaaatatttctccaaaaaattataatgatcaaaattcaaatattataaatgatgataatcTAACCTTAGAAGAAGATTTGTATCAAGACTCCaaaaatgattttaatAAACTTATTCAaaacaatgaaaaaaataataataaacaaacaaaaataaatacaaatcATATATTACCCAATTATAGTTTTTTGCATGGAATGAAAGGAAGTTCTTATTATGAagataatattatatacaaaaatgaaaacaaacaaaattatggtcagaataatgaatattatgATGACAATTGCTCAATAGAAACGAGTTCagatttttatgaaaaggATTTACAAGAACTTATATATGAAGAGGCTGAAGCTATCAAATTAActgaagaagaaaaaagaaaaattcaaatatgCTATAGTTTACAACATCATATATTTAGTATGCTAATTGAAATAACCGAAAGAGCTATTTCATTTACAAATAGTAAAGAAGTAATTATTGTAGGGGGGGTGGgatgtaatatatttcttcaaaacatgatgaaaaaaatggcaaaacaaaaaaatataaaaatcgGATTTATGGATCATAGTTATTGTGTAGACAATGGTGCTATGATTGCTTATACTGGATATttagaatatttaaattcaaaaaataaaaatgattttaatttcgaaaatatatctattCATCAGCGATATCGAACAGATGACGTTTTTGTTACGTGGCGATAA
- a CDS encoding RNA methyltransferase, putative: MKNGNNFEVDKEKDDKSVEKGNEKNKNKNKMYVVIYNIGKKKNIGNIVRSCVAFNVSEIFVVGQNKKKTSFFGSMGTHGYIKIRYFTNMIELKEYLNNNNILLYGCEITNQSIPITKHPFVKNKDTAFLFGNEGTGISEQIIKMCDQIIYIPQYGNGIASLNVSVSCAIILQSFAVWSDYIEVDIKGNKFIIQERENKLNTYLNPSEELIKEINDKRTTREIKKKEIQLANLDNLEFLF, translated from the coding sequence ATGAAGaatggaaataattttgaagtTGATAAAGAGAAAGATGACAAAAGTGTAGAAAaaggaaatgaaaaaaataaaaataaaaataaaatgtatgtagttatatataatataggaaaaaaaaaaaacattggAAATATTGTACGAAGTTGTGTTGCATTTAATGTTAGTGAAATATTTGTAGTTGGgcagaataaaaaaaaaacaagttTTTTTGGTAGTATGGGAACACatggatatataaaaataagatattttacaaatatgatagaattaaaagaatatttaaataataataatatattattatatggaTGTGAAATAACAAATCAATCTATTCCTATTACTAAACACccatttgtaaaaaataaagatacagcatttttatttggaaATGAAGGTACAGGAATTAGtgaacaaataataaaaatgtgtgatcaaattatttatataccaCAATATGGAAATGGCATTGCTTCTTTAAATGTCTCAGTTTCTTGTGCAATCATTTTACAAAGTTTTGCTGTATGGTCTGATTATATAGAAGTAGACAttaaaggaaataaatttattattcaagagcgtgaaaataaattaaatactTATTTAAACCCTTCTGAAGAGTTAATAAAAGAGATTAATGATAAAAGGACAACCCGagagataaaaaaaaaagaaatccAACTAGCCAATTTGGATAATttagaatttttattttga
- a CDS encoding calmodulin, putative, producing MKTQINFPIDKIKLIEKNFNLIDGNGDKKINTEEFKILIRLFGQTKTDKEIYDIINHHFEDEAEKAEDNKHIENNSGKIVKANGGETSKNNIVKKNGGKTPPNHDRIKNLINKLNNFNDDYNIRNNGIKTNEKNLKTANVIEKGETKPKKDINFETFMKIFINTYTEPISLSELIKSFETLDSKKTGYVDESTLKHIMISSDEQINNDDINLFMNSLNFKDTKKIDYILLSKKLKNIIS from the coding sequence ATGAAAACCCAAATAAATTTCCCcattgataaaataaaattaattgaaaaaaatttcaacTTGATTGATGGAAATggagataaaaaaattaacactGAAGAATTTAAAATACTGATAAGATTATTTGGGCAAACTAAAACagataaagaaatatatgacATCATTAATCATCATTTTGAAGATGAAGCTGAAAAGGCAGAAgataataaacatattgaaaataatagtggGAAAATAGTAAAAGCAAATGGAGGTGAAAcaagtaaaaataatattgttaaaaaaaatggtgGAAAAACGCCCCCAAATCATGAtcgaataaaaaatttaattaacaaattaaataattttaatgacGATTATAATATACGAAATAACGGAATAAAAACAAACGAAaagaatttaaaaacaGCTAATGTAATTGAAAAAGGTGAAACTAAACCaaaaaaagatattaattttgaaacatttatgaaaatatttataaacacATATACAGAACCTATATCATTAAGTGAATTGATCAAATCTTTTGAAACTTTAGACAGTAAAAAAACTGGTTATGTCGATGAAAGCACATTGAAACATATTATGATCAGTTCTGatgaacaaattaataatgatgatattaatttatttatgaactctttaaattttaaggatacaaaaaaaatcgactatattcttttatcgaaaaaattaaaaaatataatttcttAA
- a CDS encoding 26S proteasome regulatory subunit RPN9, putative: protein MSLTEEMNKMLNENESDLLNELEKKYNFIELNEIKKYKEKKHYHELTLEIQKFVNTKNIEDRDKFRLFYTYLSPIIKKLKKTIYAELLYIVTNNFDAEWTINYVKESEKKLENDKDAIIIYRCILILKYIKLNDFKSCENEIEFTKNMLQGVIGLNIIAHKFYNFALMNYYKALNKSELFVKYALLYLAYTPLNNLDESEKIEIATHICIYSIISEDVYNIGEIIQLPLISVCIKNDEQSNWLYKLIYAYNEGSIDMFNDVVKKYENNIKNSLLKNYEQSMLKKITLLALMDLAFKKKKQRSDIYFSEISQHCKVDINQVEKMLITAKSKNILSCQIDEIQKSVKITWVKPRVLNNEKIFLMKESIDKWIIHSKNLLAYVEDLSVELLVS, encoded by the coding sequence ATGAGTTTGACTGAggaaatgaataaaatgcTAAACGAAAATGAAAGcgatttattaaatgagctcgaaaaaaaatacaattttatcgaattaaatgaaataaaaaaatacaaagaaaaaaaacattatcATGAATTAACATTGGAAATTCAGAAATTTGTAAATACAAAGAATATAGAAGATAGAGATAAATTTCgtttattttatacttatttatcaccaataataaaaaaactaaaaaaaacaatatatgctgaactattatatatagttacaaataattttgatgcAGAATGGACaataaattatgtaaaagaatctgaaaaaaaattagaaaatgataaagatgctattataatatatagatgtatattaatattaaaatacataaaattaaatgatttCAAATCAtgtgaaaatgaaatagaatttacaaaaaatatgttacaAGGGGTTATAggtttaaatattattgcccacaaattttataattttgcattaatgaattattataaagctttaaataaatcagaattatttgtaaaatatgCATTACTATATTTGGCTTATACACCATTAAACAATTTAGATGAATctgaaaaaatagaaatagcaacccatatatgtatttattcTATTATTAGCGAagatgtatataatattggtGAAATAATACAATTGCCTTTAATTAGTGtgtgtataaaaaatgatgaacaAAGTAATTggttatataaattaatttatgcTTATAACGAAGGCAGTATTGATATGTTTAACGATGTAGTTAAAAAGTatgaaaacaatataaaaaactctcttttaaaaaattatgaacaaagtatgcttaaaaaaattacattaTTAGCTTTAATGGATTTagcttttaaaaaaaaaaaacagagatcagatatttatttttcagaAATTTCACAACATTGTAAAGTTGATATAAACCAAGTTGAAAAAATGCTTATAACTGccaaaagtaaaaatatattatcatgtCAAATTGATGAAATACAAAAATCAGTTAAAATTACATGGGTAAAGCCAAGAGTTcttaataatgaaaaaatattccttATGAAAGAAAGCATAGATAAATGGATAATTCATTCAAAAAATCTTTTAGCTTATGTAGAAGATTTATCGGTTGAATTATTGGTATCTTGA